In Amphiprion ocellaris isolate individual 3 ecotype Okinawa chromosome 3, ASM2253959v1, whole genome shotgun sequence, one genomic interval encodes:
- the lingo1a gene encoding leucine-rich repeat and immunoglobulin-like domain-containing nogo receptor-interacting protein 1 has product MAAGEATGHSYLVACWQPILILMLGTVLSGSTTGCPSRCECNVQERSVMCHRKKLMTVPEGIPAETKLLDLSKNRIRTINPDEFATFPNLEHLELSENTISTIEPGAFNNLYGLRTLGLRSNKLKLIQLGVFTGLSNLTQLDISENKIVILLDYMFQDLYNLRSLEVGDNDLVFISHRAFHGLSSLEHLSLEKCNLSSVPTEAFTHLHSLITLRLRHLNINVIRDYSFKRLYRLKVLEIANWPYLDTMTPNCLYGLNLTSLTIANANLTTIPYVALRHLVYLRFLNLSYNPIHTIEGNKLHDLLRLQEFHLVGGRLAMIEPYSFRGLNYLKILNVSGNSLSTLEESAFHSVGNLETLALYDNPLACDCRLLWVFRRRWRLNFNRQQPTCASPEFVQGKEFKDFPDVLQPNYFTCRKSRIRDRKPQQKFVDEGAIVHFACQADGDPAPVIMWLSPQKKFITTKTIGRLSVLPDGTLEVRYAQIQDNGTYVCIASNAGGNDTSLSHLHIHSYSPDWPHQPNKTFAFISNQPTETGANGTRANVPFPFDIKTLIIATTMGFISFLGVVLFCLVLLFLWSRGKGNTKHNIEIEYVPRKSDAGMSSSTVDAPRKFNMKMI; this is encoded by the coding sequence ATGGCGGCCGGGGAAGCGACTGGGCACAGCTACCTGGTGGCTTGCTGGCAGCCCATTCTGATCCTGATGCTCGGCACCGTGCTGTCTGGCTCCACCACAGGCTGTCCATCCCGTTGTGAGTGCAATGTTCAAGAGCGCTCTGTGATGTGCCACCGCAAGAAGCTCATGACAGTTCCTGAGGGCATCCCTGCAGAAACAAAACTGCTGGACCTCAGCAAGAACCGCATTAGAACCATTAACCCAGATGAGTTTGCCACTTTTCCCAACCTGGAGCACCTGGAACTCAGTGAAAACACCATCTCCACTATTGAACCCGGAGCGTTCAACAACCTTTATGGCTTGCGGACATTGGGATTACGTAGTAACAAGCTGAAGCTGATCCAGCTTGGTGTCTTCACTGGTCTGAGCAATCTCACACAGCTGGACATAAGTGAGAACAAGATCGTCATCCTGCTGGACTACATGTTCCAGGATTTGTACAACCTCCGGTCTTTAGAGGTGGGCGATAATGACCTGGTTTTCATCTCCCACCGGGCTTTTCATGGCCTAAGTAGCCTTGAACACCTGAGTCTTGAGAAGTGCAACTTGTCCTCTGTGCCAACAGAGGCTTTTACCCACCTGCACAGTTTGATCACTCTCAGGCTGCGCCACCTGAATATCAATGTCATACGGGATTACTCTTTTAAGCGGCTCTATCGGCTGAAAGTGTTGGAAATAGCCAATTGGCCATATTTGGATACGATGACTCCAAATTGCTTGTATGGATTAAATCTCACCTCCCTGACCATTGCAAATGCCAACCTGACCACAATTCCCTATGTAGCCCTGCGGCACTTGGTTTATTTGCGCTTTCTTAATCTGTCATACAACCCTATCCATACCATTGAAGGAAATAAGCTCCACGATCTTCTGCGTTTGCAGGAATTTCACCTTGTCGGAGGCAGACTGGCAATGATTGAGCCCTACTCTTTCCGTGGTCTAAACTACCTGAAAATTCTAAATGTCTCTGGAAACTCTCTTAGCACCCTAGAGGAGTCTGCTTTCCATTCAGTTGGCAACCTAGAAACCCTTGCCTTGTATGATAATCCCCTGGCCTGTGACTGCCGACTGTTGTGGGTTTTCCGAAGGCGCTGGAGACTGAACTTCAACAGGCAGCAGCCCACCTGTGCCTCCCCTGAATTTGTGCAAGGCAAAGAGTTCAAAGACTTCCCGGATGTTCTGCAGCCCAACTACTTTACGTGTCGCAAGTCTAGGATTAGGGATCGCAAACCCCAGCAGAAATTTGTTGATGAGGGAGCCATTGTTCATTTTGCTTGCCAAGCAGATGGAGATCCTGCTCCAGTGATAATGTGGCTATCTCCACAGAAAAAGTTTATCACCACCAAGACGATTGGAAGGCTCTCAGTGCTGCCAGACGGTACCCTTGAGGTGCGCTACGCCCAGATTCAAGATAATGGTACATATGTGTGCATAGCTAGCAATGCAGGCGGAAACGACACCTCTCTTTCTCACCTACACATTCATAGCTACTCGCCTGACTGGCCACACCAGCCCAACAAGACTTTTGCCTTCATATCCAACCAGCCCACAGAAACTGGTGCTAACGGTACAAGAGCCAATGTCCCTTTCCCGTTTGATATAAAGACTCTGATCATTGCGACCACAATGGGCTTCATATCTTTTCTTGGTGTTGTCCTGTTTTGCCTGGTACTGCTGTTCCTTTGGAGCAGAGGTAAAGGCAATACTAAGCACAACATTGAGATCGAGTATGTGCCACGGAAATCGGACGCTGGCATGAGCAGCAGCACAGTGGATGCTCCTCGCAAGTTTAACATGAAAATGATTTAA